GCTTGTGATTCTTTCTTTGGCTTCGAagcccgcattgcagggggttgggctagatgacatttgggggtcccttccaattctatgaacaGCCACAGTCACAGGTccaaaaagcaaaaaattaaagccagcacactggactttattttatttatttaagaaaaaaaaccagACACCCACAATCATGAATATATATATCTAACCTTGCAAAATAATTGGTTCAGCTTGAGCAGTAGAGCTGTTCAAATCCAAAGACATTGGCTTGGGTCAattaattttagtgggtttactctgagcagagTAAAGTTCAGTTCAAACCCGTTATCAGCAAAACTTCATTGGGTGGTGTCAGAATGGACCCATAGAAACCAATGGTcttaagttgtttgtttgttttgtaacaagaacaacaacaacaacatctttaaTAAAAGACCTTGCAGCAACTCAAAGGTCTGTGGCTTGTGGGGCTGAGCCAGCCCCATAGACAGACCTGTGGCACCTGTGCCAGGTGAACTTGCCGAGCATCCTTTTGGCGGCCTCTTGGCCGGGCTTGAAATGCTTCATCTCCTGgcctcccttcttcctttctgCAGCTTTGATGCTGGGCAGCTGCAAGAGGGGGGTTGCCTTGTGCCTGgaagtgcagagagagagaaagagaggatgaTTATGTTCACCtcgtggtccactaagacccctagatccttttcacatgcaagCCAGGTGTGccccatcttacatttgtgcGCCTGGGAGAAAGAAGGCTCCTTACCCACCATCCAGAGGCGGCTGCTCTTCCACCAAGAGTTCCTCCCGCAGCGAACTCAGGACTTGCGCGATCAAGGAGTGATGCCGGCTGGTGGTGGTCTCCTGtagcctctgcagcagcagctgcgtgGGGAGGTGGAAGTCTGGGAGGGAGGCGGAAGGCTGGGGAAagcggggtgggatggggagagaaagaagcaagATATTGTTTTGAATTGGGGGCACGTCCAATGCTTGACCCAAGAAGGTAGGGAGAGAGGCGTGACTTCTTTGCTGTGACAagggcataccctccaaaatttctccgatgaaaataggaatgccctattccatcatcatcataatttttattatttatacccagcccatctgaatgggttgccccagccacactggacggcttccaacatatatgaaaacataataaaactttaaacattaaaaaaaactttcccctcCAGGGCTGCGTCTTCTAAGGGTTGGCTAGTGATTTATCTCCTTGCTTCAAGGGTCGCATAACCTCCATatcctcccacatttctctgatgaaaataggggcatcctaaggaaaagaggaacattccgggatcgaatcagaaaccaggacggcttctgtaaacgtGTGActgtctgtccctggaaaatagggacacctgcaAGGGTCTGCCCTTGAGCATGTTTAAAGTGCATTCCGGTTGCACTAAGCAACCAGGCCTTTGGACGGTGAGGGTACCAAGAAGAAATCTGCTCACCCCTGGCTGAAAACCCATCCCCATCCTCATGCACGGACAAACCTAGGTCACAGCAGCACCCATATTGGGTGTGTGAATTTACCTTGATCGATTGCAATTCATGGTCTGCTGCTCCTGGCTCTTGCGGTGTAATCTTAGGCGAGGAAATGGCCGTTCTGAGTTTCGTTTCATGGGTCAACGCGGCAAGCAGCGTGGTTTCCTGAAGCTCGGTTGAGTTGCCCGACTGAGGACAGATCTCTGGGGCCTTGCGGGTGCTCTCAGCGTGGGCACTGGGTGCTCGGAAGGGATCCCTGGCGGGAGGTGGCAAGACGTCCTCATGGATGCCGGAATCAATGGAAGCAGCAGTGGCCGTCTCCGAGgtgtgtcctcctcctcctcctccttcagtggGGAGATCTCCACTCTCCATCTGCAGGTGTTCTTCATGGTTTTGGGAGTCTCTCTCCGACATCTCTGGAGAAGAGTCCGAGAAGTCCACCGCTTTCTCCAAGATGGGTCTCAGGTCGACGAGGATCGTTCGGACGGCACGTTTTTCTCGAGAGTCTCCATTTTCTGGAGTGGATGAGGGAGGCACCGCGTGGCAGGCCGGGGCAATGGGCTTCCTTCTGTCTTTTGCCTCGGCTCCTGGGATGCGATCCTGGCAGCGTTGGGGCAGGTGCGTCCTCCTGCTCCTTTGGCCCAAGTTGTGACCCTCGCTTCCTGGGTGCTGCTTCATCGCTGCCGCAAAGGTCGCCTCTTGCATCTCTTTGGGTGCCACTGAAATGGCAGATTCATTTTGCAATGTAGTCGTAGtcgtagtaataataataataattaataataatttattaatttattattttgaccccacccatctgcctcagtttccccagctattctgggcagcttccagcatatataaaaacataacaaaaattaaacattaaaaaaatttccctctacagggctgcagAGAGAACAGCTGTAATGACAGATGAAaattaaaacaggaaaaaaacgaaacaaaaacgaGGACATGTGATGAGTACAGTTGCACAGGGGTTACCTTTGGAGCGGCCCTGGTGCAGGGGAACCCGGATCACGAGATCAGCCCAAACGATACGCGGTGGCCTCGTTGCCTCCTGGGGACCCCAGCCGGCTGGCATCACGGCTGTCGTCTTCTTCCAGGGAGCAACGCACTTTACTGGTTTGGGCAACGACTGGGGGCAGCTGTGCGCAACGAGCATCCGTGCTCATTTGCCAGCGAAGCAGCTGAGCTCTGGAGAGATGcttctttcctcctgctgctccacGCAGCTGACCTCTAGCACAGCTGATCTCAGTGACCACTGCTTACCTGATTTCTGTGCATGAGATGATGGGAAAAGAGGCGACAAGGGAGACCAGGAAAGGTGCAAGGATGGCGGTTGCCCATCTCTAAAAGAGAGTGTGCCTTTCGgataatattttggggggagggtgttggGGCTGCGACCCTTCAGCTTGCGTGGCCCCACCAAATCCGTATTGTGTGGCAGATTTCCCGCTTTCCGGGGCTCCGTTCAGGGTTCCTTTTCCGCTGACATTTTCTCTGCTGTGTTCAGACCCAGCTAGTATCTAAGCAATGAGGTCAGAAGTGCTTCAAAACACTCTGCTCACAAAGCGCACAAAGGAAATAATGCTTAAATAATAGCTTGGCCGCCCCGTGAAACAATATTTGTTTTTTCCTCCTGCAAGGATTGGCAAGGTTACCAAGGATTAAGGTGCGAGTCGGGAGGGACAAGAGCTCTTGTATTTCATTCTGTCCTTATGAGGATACATTATTTGCCTCTGCAAAATTAACAGAAGAATTAAGAGAAGCTAATGGAATAATTATTCTTATGGAATAATGGTTGCCTTTTccagactatttaaagaaatgttATAGTATGATGAACTTGCGTGCAGGATTTGAGCATTGAGCAGCAGAAGGAATTAGATTATAATACAGCGATTGCGAcagggtgcagcagaaggagagaaagagcaaCTCTGGAAAACGGAGTGGGAAGtcaacaaaaataagagaaaagatgaATTGTGTTTGGGTTGTATATGTTTAAAAagttgaaatttaataaaatatatttgggaAAAAATATCATTAAgtgttaaataaatttattagtgGCTTTTTTTTGGGCTACAGCACTTACAATACTTTAAGCAGCAAAACCAAACACATGCATACATTAAAACAAGCATGAAAAAGTCACTCTAAAAGacaattctatttaaaaaaaaaaacccagattaaAACATCCTACCCATAGACAGGCAAAAGCCGAAGGTtggtttaaaaaggaatgttttttccTGGTGCCTGAAGATCATTTAGCAATGGCacctctggggagagcattccacacacagggagccactacagaaaaggccccgttctcatgtccCTGAGAAGGGACACATACAAAGAGGGGACTCAGATAacaatctcagggtctgggtaggttcgtatggaaagaggcggcccttgaagtattgtggtcctcagctatttaaggcttcataggtcaaaagcagcactttgaactgggcccggaaactaatcggtagccagtgcagccGGAGCaagattggtgtaatatgctcaaaccttcttgctccggtgagcaacctggctgctgaattctgcaccggcTGACGTGGCCACCAGAGCCCAGATAACAACATTTGTACGTATTCAGAATGATGAGGATTGGAATCTCACTTCTGGGGAAGGTTGCAGCTGAGCGGCTGCTTTGAATTGCAGTAGTCtaggtttccccagtagtgatgtatggaagtgagagctggaccataaagaagattgatcgccgaagaactgatgcttttgaattctggtgctggaggagactcttgagagtcccatggactgcaagaagatcaaacctatccattctcaaggaaatcggccctgagtgctcactagaaggacagatcctgaagttgaggctccaatactttggccacctcatgagaagagaagactccctggaaaagaccctgatgttgggaaagatggagggcacaaggagaaggggacgacagaggatgagatggtgggacagtgttctcgaagcgactggcatgagtttggtcaaactacgggaggcagtgaaggataggggtgcctggcgtgctctggtccatggggtcacgaagagtcggacgtgactgaacgactgaacacacaCAGTCTAGGTCAAGGAGGGGGTCGCTTTCCCCAGCCCCCCCTCCAAGCTACTGTCCCATCACAcacagtgttgtaagaattttaagggcttttatttatatataataattgttattaatgtaccaaaacaaataaggcaacatgtctgaaaaccagcacaggaagacaggcctgactcccaactgaccaagcatttctttgtctcaggaacaacggggggggggggttgcccctccagctactcagcagccctctgcctgagtgataatctctggcatcctgatagctaagtgtcagacaaaaaggtgtgattaacttggctggggtatagggaaatgtaaatatcttttgtttcacttgatgggtttttttgtggagggcaagaggcatgggggcagggtccaagttgccaccagaccctcccaatttgtgatgtaattctaatgtatggaggggtggtcttgagctggagggggggaatttcaaaagtctatataggagcttgcacacctttgttcggggtcttttgcttgcaagacaccctgctgcagcagtaataaaatacagggcaatcgccttgctttgggagattctgtatcgtctctatttatttataagtgctcttgagaggaggggagccctactaaggctctcccccgggttcatggactcccttctggggttgaacctaatttttataacacagGAACCGAAGGCGTTATGGGGCTTTATTGGTTTCTTCTCTGGCACCAGCTACAGAACATCAagcggcaagtccaaaacaaggcatgttctctctctctccccatggCAGGTTAACTCAAAGATTTCTAGGGGCTGGGGACTGTTACCACCCGCCTGAGAGGCCCCATCACAGGGTCACTACTTCCAGACAGTCTGACCTAGAGCTAGAGGCCTAGGCAGGGCATCTTAGCCtgcagcctacctcgcagggttgttgtgcaagGGCAGACTCAGGGAAAGGCAGGGGAAATGAATTGTGTTTGGACGGGGAAAGAAGATGGGAATAGGGGAAAAAAGAACCAAATAAGTAACTGATTTAAATGGGCCTGCTATGAAAACGTTCTATGGCACAGCCCTTCTTCCCCTCATTGAAAGCAAGACATTGCAAAAGTGGTTATGAGGTTTGCAAAGTGGAGAggtggaggaaagagaggagggaggatgcatttatttttttttaaaaaaaaaaacattttgcatgTGGATCACTTGGCAATAATTGCAAAATATGGAACGCTTCACGAATTTGCGTGTCATCCTtgcgcaggggccatgctaatcttctctgtatcgttccaattttagtatatgtgctgccgaagcgagcacgtATTCTACAACCGCGTGGTTGCTATATAAACCTCGTATGGTGGAAATATTGTAAGCTTATGGTGAACACAAATGGAAATAATAGTAAAAATCCATTATTTCCCTTTATAACTTTTCTCACATTTTTTAATCAAAGGAAATGATTCTGCGACTCTGcgagtttttttaaaggaaagtagCAAAAGAGTCGGAGAAACATAAAAGGGAATTGGGTATTGCTCTGGCGATGCATGATGGGAAAGAAGGCGGGGTATTCATAATGAGATTGGCGGGGTGGGTGAACCTTGGGACAAAGAGGTAGGAAAAGTGCTTCTGCGATGGGACATCATTTCCGGTTTTCGACCGCAGCTCCCGGTATTAACAAGGAACTCCTGTAGAGGGAATCAAGAGGTCAAatgaggggaggaaggggggattGGGCGTTCTCCTTCGGCCTGTGCAATAATTGGAAAACAATCAGCTGGCTTTACAAAATTTCATGTATGGCGAATTATATCATCAGCATTATTTCTGCAGATCCTCTCAAATGCAATCAGAATGTagaaaacaacaaaccaacaaaaatgcCTTAAAAACTCCCAACACTACCCTTCTCCTCGACCCACTAAGCTTTCTTCGCGACGCaggtagaaattcaacaggtggagGTGCATTCATGGAAAGTATTGTGTGGGTGAGTTGAGgaagtaaagtaaaaaaattcattttctgaacattttttcCCCAACGTACCCAATCACATTCAGGGAAAgataaaagtgcttttaaaaaaattgatcaaGACTCAAGTTCATTTCATCTCCACCCTCTATGACACATGTTAAGTCAGAGCCGGAAGCGTTGTGTTACACCCTCTCAATCTTGACCGCATCCCCTTTggagctcctcctcttcctcttccgcaGTTTAGAAGACACGACGTTCTACGAGAGGGTTGCGTCCTTGCGTGCTTTCCCAGAATCCTCTCCGTCGCTCCCATTCTCCCGGCTcggcgcttctctctctctctttttcgcCCGGCCTCCTCCTTCCGCTGACGTCACCGCGCCCGGCGTGGTGGgaggggcgaggaggaggaggaggaggaggaggaagaggagatgggAGGGAAGAGAACCAAACAAGATGGCGGCGGCCGGTGCGGACGCGAAgggggactgagaggaggcagctCGGCGGCGGGGCGCTCCTTCGCCGGCCCCCCCTCAAAGGAGGCGCCCCGAAAAGGAGGGGAGAAGCCGGCCCGGCTCGAGGCTCCCTCCCCGTAGGGCCTCGCTCCCACCCCAGCCTGGTttcctgtcaccccccccccccacagctatATTGACATCTGTCGGGCGgctctctctttttggggggtgggcccATTTGGGGGGGAGTTagtcctccttcctccctcgCCCCCTCCCTTGcatttctttttggggggaggtgtctgttcccccaccccccagttctgAAGGGAAAGGGTGTATATGTGGGTTTTGGGGGGCCCCGCACTCACCCCAcatccatcttcctcctccccccttagTTTGGGGTGTTTTAAAATAGGCATATTCCTCCTCCCTTTAATATCTTCCTTATATCTATCTTTCACCCCCACCCTTCGATTTTTGGGGTCTGCTTAGCATTCCAGCCAAATCCCCCCGAAAAGGAAGGGGCTTTAAgactccttttctctttctcccctttttgAGGCtggcatttcctcccccccccccgttcaacCTGAGATTTGGCAGCCCCCCACATCTAAATAAAAGGTttaacacccccaccccttttttcttttcttttcctctctccagCCCAATTTGGGGTGTTTTAAACTTAGGCATTCCCCCCTAATCATTTTGCTAGCATAGTCTCTTCTTTGTCTGACCCCTTTCCCCAATTTAAAGAAGGGCTTCACCACCTCTCCTCCCCACACGGATTTGGCTCCCCTTAAGAAAACCCACAACTTGATCTCTTTAggatctctctctgcctcccccctctgAACCCTACCGTGTTGGAACCCCAGACTCCCTTTTGCTCTGTCGTCTTGGGGTAGCTCCTCTTCTTTCTGGCGATTATTAGTGTTGCACCCCTCTGACCCAAAAGTCCCGGTAGattcagtctccccccccccccgccacctcccAACATTATATAAATTGCAACCTAGGAAGCTTAACATTCCCCCTCCCTTGCTTTCTTTGGGTGACATTTCAACCCAGTACGTAtctgaggtgccccccccccaaaaattccCACCGGTTTACAAAGTTACTGAAACTTTTGCATCAGttcatttaaaagacaatttCTTTTTATCCTGCTGTGAGTGGATTTTCCCCCCTTGTGGGGCAGGAGTGActcttatttgttgttgtttctctgctgcctccccccctctcggcctcttctcccccccccctggagaaactttaccaagaCGACCCCGTAGTAGGCCGCTTCCTGAGCACTTTCTCTTATCCGAGCAAAGTTGGCTTGCCCACCAAATCTGAATTCGCCTGTGGAAAGCTAACACCTGTCTTGGAAAAGGATGTCAGAGAACCAagccaaccaccaccaccacccaatgaACAATAATGTGGGGGGTAGGGCCCCTGCCGGAAACAACCGTGGGGTCCGCAACCTCAACCAGAACCCCCTCATCAACGTACGTGACCGCTTGTTCCATGCCCTTTTCTTCAAGATGGCCGTCACCTACGCCCGCCTCTTCCCACCTTCCTTCCGTCGTATATTTGAATTCTTCGTACTTCTTAAGgtaaagtgttttttttgggggggggggttgactgtgttcatcatctgaggcccttctttgtgtacctCCACGTGAGGTGGCAagatgagaacagggcctttttctgcagtggctccctgttagtggttacaggtgggtagccgtgttggtctgccatagtcaaaacaaaataaaaaattctttccaatagcaccttagagaccaactaagtttgttcttggtatgagctttcatgtgcatgcacacttcttcagatacactgaaacagaagtcatccttaaatatacccctccccactccctcactgtatttaaggatctggtgatttctgtttcagtgtatctgaagaagtgtgcatgcacacgaaagctcataccaagaacaaacttagttggtctctattggaaagaattttttattttgtttttccctgTTAGTGGAATACTCTCCTGGCGCCTTCActatatatttttaggcacctcttcaactaggcctttggctgagtACCGtaatatcctacagccttttaaatgtatctgtgggaaggAGTGGGGTTTGTTGTTTTGGTTCAATTATTTGGTTCAGTTATCTGCACTGAGTTCTTTTGAGGAAGCGTGGTATATAGATtaaataaatggataaataaatataaaatacgtTGTGCTGGGGGGACCTCGGGGTctggatgtggccctccaaacctcCATTTTCCAGACCTCTACCTAGTCACACTTTTCTCCAGCCCTGCACTCTCCTTGGctggaaatgtgttttttaacTCAGATCAGGCCTCCTCCTTGCCTGGGCGAAGCAGAGAGAAGGTGTGTAGGAACTAGTCTACGCAAAGTAAAAAATACATttcttgctctgcccacttttgcccatGGCCCCACCCAACACTGGCCCCTCCTGAAGGTTTCTCAATGTGGTCCTCTGCCTGagaaaggctccccacccctcatACTGTATATCAAGGAAGCCTTTGCTTTCCACCTGCTGAATCCTAAATACTTCCAGTTTCAAACATACATATAGCAGAGCATTTGCTCACAGACTCCTGTAAATAATTTGTGTCACATAAATTTCGAGTTGGAAACACTTTCCCTCTCTGCTCCTCTCTTACGCTTTTACAAGATTCTTCCTGGTTGGCCGGTTGCGACATTTAATCGCCACAGGCGACTAgcagggttcaaaattagcagggcgccaggtgcattttgcgccGAAACATTCTCCACTTGCGAGCACCTGAAAAAGTCTGGGTTCTATTTTTTGTGCCTAACTGATGCTCAAGGATTACTgtaatgtatgtgctttgaagcctcgaaGTACATATTAAAGATAGACAATATTTTAAGGAGTTTAATAATAAAGAgtcttttgaaaactgaagtatgacaccaatatttttattgtaaacaccaaattaacatgtattaacaatttctgataaaaacatcaaaacaaaataaaaaatttaaaaaaatccttcagtagtaccttagagaccaactaagcttgttcttggtatgagctttcgtgtgcatgcacacttcttcagatacctgataaAAACGTGATATTAGCAATGTGTCTCATGTGAATTgcgtattagttcatgcttatcaaaataacaaataaaaagtgttgctgaccCACCAAaatggcgactagacattctgttttggcacccacagcccaggtcccaggagccatttggctcctagcttttctatcccagtttttAACACTGGCAACTAGCCGTTAAgaactgctgcattgcagggggtttaaCTGGGTGGCccctggggtaccttccaacaaTACAACTCTTAAGAAATAGGAAGGTGGGGTTTTTCGGTGGCTTAAGCACACACACAGAAGTGTTAGGAATGCTAATGTTGATATATGCTGTAGCTTGCTTGCAGAGCTTGCAAAAGCTCCTCGTTTGATCTCTGGCATCTTTGGATAGAGCTGAGAAAGGCtcttggctggagaacctgtGCCTGTCATTGCGTTACAGTTCTGGGTTTGGGTGGTCTGACCAGGTAAAAGGACGTTTCTTCTCTGTTAACCCCACAAAAaacagccgccccccccccagcagaactTATTGAGAGCTGTCAACTTGCATGGGCAGTTTTGCAAGTCCAggctcatagaattgcagaggggAGATTGTAGGTCATTTATTCAAGCTTCTCGCTTGAGGCAGGAAATCCTGACAGGTGCTACGTCActttgtgtggggctgcccttgaagactaccTAGAAAACGTCAACTCATCCAAAATGCCTGTTTACTGGCTGGCTTCCGTTTTGAACTCTCATGACCCTTGTTATACAACAGCTGCATTGAATGACAGTTCATTCctgggcccagttcaaggtgctgatATTAGTATTCATGACTCGGGTACCAAATATCTAAGTTGACTCTGTCCTCTTGCCTTCAGACACTCTCAGGAGGGgtccctcttggtagttccactgccctcagagtTTTTAGGGTGGCGATGACTCGGGAGAGAACATTCTCTGGAAGCTCCTCCAAACGGTCAGCCAAAGTCTGCCCTCCTGTAACTCCTTTGGCCCTACTTAACCCACTTGGCCAAGACTCAGGGATGACCAGAGCTGGAGTGAAATGAGTTCTGGGAGGCCCCGGGGGTCCCTATCCCTGTTGTAAACATTtgagctacaggtaggtagccgtgttggtctaccatagtcaaaataaaataaaataaaataaaataaaataatccttccagtagcaccttagagaccaactaagtttgtgcgtatctgaagaagtgtgcatgcacacgaaagctcataccaagaacaaacttagtaaaCATTTGAGAAAGTTTCCTGTTCATTCAGCCTTGCAAATCAATACACAGAAGCTAACTAACCCACAAAAATTCTCAGTCACCagctttttttgggtggtggtggtggggtgtccAAAAAACTTTCTCTCATCTTTGCGTGGTCTGGGATGTGTCCATGAACTCTGTTAATGCCTCTATAGGACAGAGTGGGGTGTGTAAGTGTGAGGCTGTCAGGCACTGGTTGGATGCaaagggatggtgggaggcagcagcaggggaacccccaaaggaagaaggctcagagcccagggattggtggtgggacagtgattctcatagaatcatagcattggaagggaccctgaggaccatctagtccaaccccctgcaatacagaaatatgcagctgtcccttatggggattgaacctgtaaccttggcgttatcagcccTGCACTCTAGCCAACTCTAACCTtggtcagagggaggagggagaagaatgggaagaggtagtgtcggaagctgaaggggtaacagggcttagtgagcagggagaatctgtggcagagagaagttcagaatcagaagCGGAAGCTGCAGTGGAAGAGGTGGCAGGCCAAGATTatgagtccagctggtgaagtcacgggtgtctccccctcctgctgcgacaagctcccctccccccttgtctcccagaaccaggagatgcatgaaagggcggaggagaggttgccTTCACTCtggcgcagtctctgattgcttgggaaaagccctggagaggagggaacttagatggctgtggggaggccgggactttcagtctcggcaactgatccATGAGTTCCTGTGCCCATTACACCCTCCACCAggtctgtgcagatcctgttctaataaagagttaacttca
The genomic region above belongs to Lacerta agilis isolate rLacAgi1 chromosome 18, rLacAgi1.pri, whole genome shotgun sequence and contains:
- the LOC117039685 gene encoding uncharacterized protein LOC117039685; protein product: MKQHPGSEGHNLGQRSRRTHLPQRCQDRIPGAEAKDRRKPIAPACHAVPPSSTPENGDSREKRAVRTILVDLRPILEKAVDFSDSSPEMSERDSQNHEEHLQMESGDLPTEGGGGGGHTSETATAASIDSGIHEDVLPPPARDPFRAPSAHAESTRKAPEICPQSGNSTELQETTLLAALTHETKLRTAISSPKITPQEPGAADHELQSIKPSASLPDFHLPTQLLLQRLQETTTSRHHSLIAQVLSSLREELLVEEQPPLDGGHKATPLLQLPSIKAAERKKGGQEMKHFKPGQEAAKRMLGKFTWHRCHRSVYGAGSAPQATDL